The Phoenix dactylifera cultivar Barhee BC4 chromosome 17, palm_55x_up_171113_PBpolish2nd_filt_p, whole genome shotgun sequence genome contains a region encoding:
- the LOC103717618 gene encoding plant UBX domain-containing protein 7, producing the protein MESVLLPEEKQRLISSFLEIAAGQTADIAAQFLEATSWKLEEAIQLFYAGNEFGAVPSSSLPPPVNEIPSERENVEVNENVGQGAGDDEVRAPLPVKRDTLYGDPSFIRLHPSSVVAFRNFEEESKRPAVWESDQKAASTSNGSRDNLASLYRPPFALMYQGAFDKAKVEAAVQGKWLLINLQSTEEFSSHMLNRDTWANEAVAQTIRTNFIFWQMYHDASEGKKVCTYYNLATIPAILVIDPITGQKMRAWSGMVQPERLLEDLLPYLDKGPKEHHAILPQKRPREMAKDSKAHTSGMPDKTLVPKYPETLQKTSASLEDTEGPIRSLATNDEPKHEKVAETSSSGKPIYPPLPEEPKGSRELLCRVGIRLPDGRRLQRNFLRKDPVKFLWSFCCSKLEDGGTRPFRFTQAIPGASKVLNYESNLTFEEAGLSNSMISLAWD; encoded by the exons ATGGAGAGCGTCCTACTGCCGGAGGAGAAGCAGCGCCTCATCTCCTCCTTCCTCGAGATCGCCGCCGGCCAGACCGCCGATATCGCTGCGCAGTTCCTCGAG GCCACGAGTTGGAAGCTTGAGGAAGCTATCCAGCTGTTCTATGCCGGGAACGAGTTTGGTGCGGTGCCATCGTCGTCCTTGCCTCCACCAGTGAATGAAATCCCTAG TGAAAGGGAGAATGTTGAGGTCAATGAGAACGTAGGGCAAGGTGCTGGAGACGATGAAGTGCGTGCGCCATTACCGGTTAAGAGGGATACTTTGTATGGTGATCCCTCCTTTATCAG GCTACATCCTAGTTCAGTGGTTGCATTTCGTAATTTTGAGGAGGAGTCAAAACGTCCTGCTGTTTGGGAATCAGATCAAAAGGCTGCGTCAACATCAAATGGCTCCCGTGATAATCTTGCTTCCTTATATCGCCCGCCTTTTGCATTAATGTACCAAGGGGCCTTTGACAAG GCGAAGGTAGAGGCTGCTGTGCAGGGTAAGTGGTTACTAATCAACTTGCAGTCCACGGAGGAATTCAGCTCACACATG CTTAACCGGGATACATGGGCAAATGAAGCTGTCGCACAAACGATTCGTACTAATTTCATTTTCTGGCAG ATGTATCATGATGCGAGCGAGGGGAAGAAGGTTTGCACCTACTACAACTTGGCTACTATTCCTGCGATTCTTGTCATTGATCCCATCACTGGACAAAAAATGCGTGCCTGGAGTGGCATGGTACAACCTGAGCGTTTGTTGGAG GATTTGCTTCCATATCTGGATAAAGGTCCAAAGGAACATCATGCTATTCTTCCTCAGAAACGTCCAAGAGAAATGGCCAAGGATTCTAAAGCTCATACATCAGGCATGCCAG ATAAAACCCTTGTACCAAAGTATCCAGAGACTCTGCAGAAAACATCAGCTTCCTTGGAGGACACAGAAGGCCCTATCAGGTCACTTGCCACCAATGACGAGCCTAAACACGAGAAAGTTGCTGAAACTAGCTCAAGTGGAAAGCCCATCTACCCTCCGCTGCCTGAAGAGCCAAAAGGAAGCAGGGAACTTCTTTGTAGAGTTGGAATTCGTCTCCCTGATGGACGGAGACTTCAGAGGAACTTTCTTCGTAAAGATCCAGTAAAG TTTTTGTGGTCTTTCTGCTGCTCTAAATTGGAGGATGGAGGAACAAGACCTTTCCGTTTCACACAAGCAATTCCTGGCGCATCGAAGGTGTTGAACTATGAGAGCAACCTAACTTTTGAAGAAGCAGGTTTATCAAATTCGATGATTTCTCTGGCTTGGGACTGA